ATGTCGGCGGCGGCTTTGGCGGCAAGTCACGCAACCAGCAAGTCGTCGAAGCGGCACGCTTGGCGAAGCTGGCCGGCAAGCCGGTGCAGGTGGCGTGGACGCGCGCGGAAGAGTTCTTCTATGATTCCTTCCGGCCCGCAGCAGTGGTGAAAATAAAATCCGGTCTCTCAAACTCGGGCGGCCTCGCTTTTTGGGATTATCATGTTTATTTCGCTGGTGAGCGCGGGGCGCAGCATTTTTATGAAATCCCTCATCACAGCACAGCGGTGCATGGCCGCGGTGTTGCGGGTGCGCATCCGTTTGCCACCGGCCCCTGGCGCGCGCCGGCAAATAACACCAACACCTTTGCGCGCGACTCACAGATCGACATCATGCCGGCACAATTGGGCATCGACCCGTTGGAGTTCCGCTTAAAAAATCTGAAGAACGAAAAAGTGCAAGGCGTTCTCAAGGCGGCGGCGGAAAAATTCGGCTGGAAGCCCGGCAAGCTGCCCAGCGGCAGAGGTTTTGGCATAGCGTGTGGTTTTGATGCGGGAACCTGGGTTGCCGTGATGGCGGAAGTTGCCGTCAATAAGGATAACGGCAGCGTGCAGGTCAAGCGCGTGGTTGCGGCCCAGGACATGGGTTTGGTGATCAATCCCCAGGGCGCCAAAATTCAAATGGAAGGTTGTGTGAACATGGGATTGGGCTATGCGCTGACCGAGGAAGTTCACTTCAAAGGCGGCCAGGTTCTTGATCTGAATTTTGACACGTATCAACTCCCGCGCTTTTCCTGGATGCCTGAAATCGAAACCGTGCTGATTGATTCGAAGGATGCGGATCCGCAAGGCGGCGGCGAGCCGGTGATCATTTGCATGGGCGCAGTGATTGCGAATGCGATCTTTGACGCGACCGGCGCGCGGTTATTTCAATTGCCGATGACGCCGGAACGTATCCTCAGCGCGATGACCTGAGAAGCAAATGACAGAAGTAGGGGCGACCGGCCCGGTCGCCCCTACCTCGGCTTTTCATGTTGTGAAGGACGGTAAT
This genomic stretch from Cytophagia bacterium CHB2 harbors:
- a CDS encoding xanthine dehydrogenase family protein molybdopterin-binding subunit → VGGGFGGKSRNQQVVEAARLAKLAGKPVQVAWTRAEEFFYDSFRPAAVVKIKSGLSNSGGLAFWDYHVYFAGERGAQHFYEIPHHSTAVHGRGVAGAHPFATGPWRAPANNTNTFARDSQIDIMPAQLGIDPLEFRLKNLKNEKVQGVLKAAAEKFGWKPGKLPSGRGFGIACGFDAGTWVAVMAEVAVNKDNGSVQVKRVVAAQDMGLVINPQGAKIQMEGCVNMGLGYALTEEVHFKGGQVLDLNFDTYQLPRFSWMPEIETVLIDSKDADPQGGGEPVIICMGAVIANAIFDATGARLFQLPMTPERILSAMT